The genome window AATGACAACCAGGTTTCCAAACTGCAAATTGCCCCAAGTTTTATTTGTAGTCcatacaaaagggaaaaaaaaaaatcaaggttttcTAACACCACCTACTTGGGGAGATGGGGACGTGGGACTGTGCCACTCAGCATCAGCTATAACATCGGGGGGACAGTAGGGATTTGGACGTATACCAACCGACTGTCCCGACAGGAACTCAGTCTCAACACAGTCCATAGAGGGACAAAGTCAGGGCCCCCTGGACTGCTGGCACAGCTTGGCGCATAGGAAATGGTTAAGCTAACCCTTTCCTGGCCTCCCTcacatctaaaaagaaaaaggcgCCGCCGACCTCAGCTGCAGGTTGCTTCCCCATCCAGACGACCTTAAATATCGCgcacaaaaataaaagggagccaggaaaaaataaaaacgtaAAAGAAATTCCCATCCTGGGAGAtgggaagcaggggagaggggaaaccGCAGATCTAGAGCCAGTAGCAAGATTTGCTGCTGAGGCGAAGGAACAAAGTAGATTACTGCCGAACACTCAAAAGGATCATCTCCTGGGGAAGGCCCACAGGGTAGAGGGGATGAAAAACCGCAAACGGGAGAGGTATGGGCCAGTGGTTATAACCCGGGTCTGCACCCTgccccacctctcctctccttccctccctgtggTGCCCCATCCCAGGATGGCCCTACATGCGGCGCTGGTAGCCAGAGTGCATCTGAGCTGCCCGCAGGTAATCATTATAGGAGCCCGAATAGCGTGCGTAATCGGAATGGGCATCGGGCAGGCGACGGTAATCCAGCGAGGACTTTGTCGGCGAGCGGCGGAACGAGAGCTGCGACTCTGATAAACGGCGGTAATCAGAGAGCTCGGCTAAACGCCGGTCGGAACCATACCTAGTCGAGAGAAGAAGACAGTTGGTGAATGAGACAATTGAGGGGAGGGCTCCAGGTGGGCATGGGGGAGATGCCAATGGGGATAGGGAGGGTGTGATCAGATTGGTCTCCAACAAACACGATTTTGTCAGAAGGCTCATCACCCTATCCAGGGCAAGAAATCAAGCCTGGTTCAACTCAGTGGGAAACCAAGCCCACCACCGAAGCCCTCCCTTCTCAACTGGCCAAGGTGGATTTGGTCTACATTCCCAAACCACAAACAAACTATCCCCCCTGGGCCCTGCACAGAAAGACCTTGGTTGTTTATCAACAGAACGGCGGACGAAAGCAAGGTCCCCAACTTCCCAAAGAGTGGACGCACCTCCTACACCTTGCCTTCAGCCGGTGAGTGCCAAAGGGACTACTCTTTCAAACCCACCCCACCAAAGCCCGGACAACCACGTAACAGGCTTAAGGATCCTTGAGACGGTGGGAAAGGCTGTAGGCCACAATCCTGCAGGCAGTAGCTCCAATGGCACTTGGGCTAGCCTAGACAGGTGACACTCTTCCCAGCCTGACTAGCTGGTACCACCCCAGGCTGAGCACTAATGCTCCACCTGAACCCTGGTGACCAGAAAAGTTCACAGACATCAACCCCTTCGGCCTTTGGACATCCCATGGGAGTAGAGGAGTGAAGACCAAAGGAGAGGCCAATGGCTCCAGTTTCCCTCCCATGCCAACCTCAGCCCCTTGCCCTAAGCCCCAGCTGGGGGCAGAGGCGGGGGGGCATACAGTACCTTTTCGACATGGCGACAGCCTTTTTGTAGGGATCGTCGTAGCTGGCCCGGGGTGGGGAGAGGCGGGTACGCTCATAGGGCGGCGGGGTGCTGTTGGCGTTGGCAACGGCCCCCTGGGACATGGACAGGTAGGCTGCAGACGGCTGACCTGCCCCATCGTAGGCATTGCCCGGCTGGCCACGGTAGGAGGCAGCAGCCTGGGGATGCTGCTGGGCAGCATAGGAAGCAGCCAATGAGGCTGACGACTGAGTGCGGTACGGAGCTGCCAGGGTGGCAGAAGGCTGGGCCCCATAGGCAGCTGCAGCACCATAGGAGCCGGTGGCTGCGGCAGCTGACTGAGCCCCATAGGAGCCTGACAGGCCCATTGATGCTTGAGCCCCGTAACTGTTCAGCTGGGTCTGAACAACCGGCTGGGCCCCATAGGAGCCAGCCATTGGGGTAGTGGCTTGTGCAGCGTAGGCAGCTGGTTGGCTGGCATAGGCAGCAGCTGTAGCTGGCTGTGCCACATACGCAGCCGGCTGGGAAGAGTAGGAAGCAGCCTGTTGTGCAGCGTACGGGGCAGACTGCGCATTGTAAGAGGCTGAGGGCTGGGCATTGTAAGAAGCTGCCTGGGCCCCATAAGCTAGTGAGGAGGCTGCAGACTGGGCCCCATAAGAGGCTGCCTGGGCCCCATAAGAGCCTAGGGAGGAAGCTGCTCCCTGGGTGTTGTAGGAGGAGGCAGCCGCACGAACCCCATAGGAAGAGGCAGCCTGCGCGCCGTAAGAGGATGGCTGGTTACCATAGGAGGCAAGGGAGGAACCCTGAGCCCCATAGGAGTTGAGCGAGGAAGCCGCAGCTGGCTGACCCCCATAGGAGGACAGGGCCGAGGCTGAGGGCTGGGCTCCACCATATGGGCCAAGCGAGGAAGCTGCAGCAGACTGGGAGCTAGGGCTAGCCAGCTGGCCCCTGTATGGGGCCCCAAGGGATACAGAGGGCTGAGCGCGGTAAGAGGCTGCCTGGGCTGTCATGGGCTGAGTCCGATAGCCGACACCCAAAGAGGCAGAAGGCTGGGCCCTGTAGGCAGCTCCCAGCGACACTGAGGGCTGGGCCCGGTAGGTGGCTGGCTGGGCCGTCAGAGGAGCCACATA of Mustela nigripes isolate SB6536 chromosome 1, MUSNIG.SB6536, whole genome shotgun sequence contains these proteins:
- the RBM14 gene encoding RNA-binding protein 14 isoform X1, with the protein product MKIFVGNVDGADTTPEELAALFAPYGTVMSCAVMKQFAFVHMRENAGALRAIEALHGHELRPGRALVVEMSRPRPLNTWKIFVGNVSAACTSQELRSLFERRGRVIECDVVKDYAFVHMEKEADAKAAIAQLNGKEVKGKRINVELSTKGQKKGPGLAIQSGDKTKKPGAGDTAFPGTGGFSATFDYQQAFGNSTGGFDGQARQPTPPFFGRDRSPLRRSPPRASYVAPLTAQPATYRAQPSVSLGAAYRAQPSASLGVGYRTQPMTAQAASYRAQPSVSLGAPYRGQLASPSSQSAAASSLGPYGGAQPSASALSSYGGQPAAASSLNSYGAQGSSLASYGNQPSSYGAQAASSYGVRAAASSYNTQGAASSLGSYGAQAASYGAQSAASSLAYGAQAASYNAQPSASYNAQSAPYAAQQAASYSSQPAAYVAQPATAAAYASQPAAYAAQATTPMAGSYGAQPVVQTQLNSYGAQASMGLSGSYGAQSAAAATGSYGAAAAYGAQPSATLAAPYRTQSSASLAASYAAQQHPQAAASYRGQPGNAYDGAGQPSAAYLSMSQGAVANANSTPPPYERTRLSPPRASYDDPYKKAVAMSKRYGSDRRLAELSDYRRLSESQLSFRRSPTKSSLDYRRLPDAHSDYARYSGSYNDYLRAAQMHSGYQRRM